Proteins encoded by one window of Roseibium sp. Sym1:
- a CDS encoding TRAP transporter large permease: MGLEIGIEWLTLIMFGSLLVLLMAGLPLAFVTGGLACVFLFVLGDERALNIVPSRIFPLMTNYQLSAIPLFIFMASMLERAGIINDMFDVIYKVLGGVKGGLAAATIIASTVLAAMVGVIGAAVVTMGIIALPAMLKRHYDPKIAMGSIMAGGTLGILIPPSILAIIYAVVAEQSVGELFIGAVVPGLLLSGMYVLYVIISSVIDPKKGPPIPVEERIPMREKIRLLSNMSAPIALIAIVLGVIFTGVATPVEAAGIGTFGAIIVAAIHRNLDWQTLREASLTTLKASAMVIWIMFGATIFVGLYVLEGGQQFVQGALEATGLGPWGILIIMQIVLVVLGMFLDWVGILLLCVPIFVPIIKALGAASFGLDNPDDLVLWFGVLYLVNMQMSFLSPPFGYALFYLRGVAPPEIPMTDIFKSALPFLGLQVVGLVLCMLFPGLITWLPNLVYG; encoded by the coding sequence ATGGGACTGGAAATCGGAATTGAGTGGCTGACACTCATCATGTTCGGCTCGCTGCTGGTCCTGCTCATGGCGGGACTGCCCCTGGCCTTCGTCACGGGAGGGCTTGCCTGCGTGTTCCTGTTCGTGCTCGGCGACGAACGTGCCCTTAACATCGTGCCCTCGCGCATATTCCCGCTGATGACCAATTACCAGCTGTCGGCGATCCCGCTGTTCATCTTCATGGCGTCGATGCTTGAGCGGGCGGGCATCATCAATGACATGTTCGACGTCATCTACAAGGTGCTCGGCGGCGTCAAGGGCGGCCTGGCGGCGGCAACCATCATCGCCTCGACGGTGCTGGCGGCAATGGTCGGCGTCATCGGCGCCGCTGTCGTAACCATGGGGATCATCGCCCTGCCCGCGATGCTGAAGCGTCATTATGACCCGAAAATCGCCATGGGCTCGATCATGGCCGGCGGCACGCTTGGCATCCTCATCCCCCCTTCCATCCTGGCGATCATCTACGCGGTGGTGGCCGAACAGTCGGTGGGCGAACTGTTTATCGGCGCGGTCGTCCCCGGCCTTCTGCTGTCGGGCATGTATGTGCTCTACGTGATCATCAGCAGCGTCATCGATCCGAAGAAGGGGCCGCCGATTCCCGTGGAAGAGCGCATCCCCATGCGCGAGAAAATCCGGCTGCTGTCCAACATGTCCGCTCCGATCGCCCTGATCGCGATCGTGCTCGGAGTGATCTTCACCGGCGTCGCAACGCCGGTCGAGGCCGCGGGCATCGGCACGTTCGGCGCGATCATCGTCGCCGCCATCCACCGCAATCTCGACTGGCAGACCCTGCGCGAGGCGTCGCTGACCACCCTGAAGGCCTCGGCCATGGTGATCTGGATCATGTTCGGCGCGACCATCTTCGTCGGTCTCTATGTCCTGGAAGGCGGCCAGCAATTCGTGCAGGGTGCGCTCGAGGCGACCGGCCTCGGCCCCTGGGGCATCCTGATCATCATGCAGATCGTTCTGGTGGTGCTGGGCATGTTCCTGGACTGGGTCGGCATCCTGCTATTGTGCGTGCCCATCTTCGTACCGATCATCAAGGCGCTCGGCGCGGCTTCCTTCGGCCTCGACAATCCGGACGACCTGGTGCTGTGGTTCGGCGTGCTCTATCTGGTCAACATGCAGATGAGCTTCCTGTCGCCGCCCTTCGGTTATGCTCTCTTCTATCTGCGCGGCGTCGCACCGCCCGAAATCCCGATGACGGATATCTTCAAGTCGGCCCTGCCGTTTCTGGGTCTCCAGGTCGTCGGGCTGGTGCTGTGCATGCTGTTCCCGGGGCTGATCACCTGGTTGCCCAACCTGGTTTACGGCTGA